Proteins encoded by one window of Planktothrix tepida PCC 9214:
- a CDS encoding TolC family protein — translation MSVLRNLMAVGVSGAITLINVGPGTAVPSPIESQDNSSNSNTTQSQEFKQNPQDSYPTAPIEPEANLESLSPKATDSPEKTSDAVPLDLNLDKNPQKGQQISVSTSELPYQNHHRTSVSPSMESRVADQGSLPLEILTSTFKQNPTKSQPVAASSHRLIENFATPKSSGGSESPAPVFKQNPTKTPQQPVSPSTVSTVAHATSEQPSVTQPSTTLTSNTTGSGDSVQTQTPSQTPNFNLPHPLRNNSLSAESNLPLQVETALPNPSTQAATLTSPLLPSSDRERQSQPTQLAQVSTPALTVPDLTPPTTPFPPPTPNGTLQTNPPAILFPSPNPLYRPTLPDQVNIEETVPVTLQQAIDLAIRNNENVSIAQLQVEQNLAALRENQADLYPSLIFRSSFGRTVSALQDLQVRARNRAIRVQRFNNPEQADQLPFQTFYGTYSFDNSLQLQYDLGINGLRGSRIRASEEQLRIFELRLETAIEEVRFDVARAYYNLQEADAAVEIQAAAVRNSQKSLEDAEALERAGVGTRFEVLQARVTLANAQQDLTNSRRNQLQSRRELAAILNIDENSNLLAADPIALAGAWDLTLEDTIVQAYNNRAELEEQLAERDRAQQLRRAALAATRPNVTLAASYNVLGFINDDPSYTANQGWADGYEAQVQFSWNFFDGGAAKAQARQRELDIGIADERFDQLLNQIRLDVERAYYDLQANFDNIQTASLGVEEATEALRLARLRFQAGVGTQLEVINQETDLTRAQNRLLNAIIGYNRALSSLQRAVSNLPGNILSDYPL, via the coding sequence ATGTCCGTTCTTCGTAATTTGATGGCTGTGGGAGTGAGTGGAGCAATTACATTAATCAATGTGGGGCCAGGAACGGCTGTTCCTTCCCCCATTGAATCTCAAGATAATTCGTCCAACTCAAACACAACTCAATCCCAAGAGTTTAAACAAAATCCTCAAGACTCTTATCCTACGGCTCCTATAGAACCAGAAGCCAACCTTGAGTCCTTATCTCCAAAGGCGACTGATTCCCCGGAGAAGACTTCTGATGCTGTACCGTTAGATCTCAATTTAGACAAAAACCCTCAAAAGGGACAACAGATTTCTGTCTCTACATCTGAACTTCCCTATCAAAACCACCACCGAACAAGCGTTTCCCCATCTATGGAATCAAGGGTTGCTGATCAGGGGTCTTTACCTTTAGAAATCCTAACCTCAACATTTAAGCAAAATCCGACAAAATCTCAACCTGTAGCTGCTTCAAGCCATCGCTTGATCGAGAATTTCGCGACACCGAAATCCTCTGGGGGATCCGAATCACCCGCCCCAGTTTTTAAACAAAATCCTACAAAAACCCCTCAACAGCCTGTTTCACCCTCGACGGTATCGACTGTTGCTCATGCAACTTCAGAACAACCTTCTGTGACGCAACCGAGTACAACCTTGACGTCCAACACAACCGGATCAGGAGACAGTGTACAGACCCAAACCCCTAGTCAAACCCCTAATTTTAACTTACCCCATCCCTTAAGAAATAATTCCTTATCAGCAGAAAGTAACCTGCCGTTACAGGTGGAAACCGCATTACCCAATCCCTCTACCCAGGCTGCAACCCTGACTTCTCCTTTATTACCTTCAAGTGATAGAGAAAGACAATCTCAACCCACTCAACTGGCTCAAGTCAGTACCCCTGCCTTGACAGTTCCTGACCTTACCCCCCCGACAACACCCTTTCCGCCACCGACGCCCAACGGAACGTTACAAACCAATCCCCCGGCCATTCTGTTTCCGAGTCCCAATCCCTTGTATAGGCCTACCTTACCCGATCAAGTTAATATTGAGGAAACCGTTCCGGTGACGTTACAACAAGCGATTGATTTAGCAATTCGCAATAATGAAAATGTCAGCATTGCCCAACTACAAGTCGAACAAAACTTGGCAGCTTTGAGGGAAAATCAAGCCGATTTATATCCAAGTTTGATCTTTCGTTCCAGTTTTGGTCGGACTGTTTCTGCACTGCAAGACTTACAAGTTCGAGCTAGGAACCGCGCTATCCGAGTTCAGCGTTTTAATAATCCTGAACAGGCTGATCAATTGCCGTTTCAGACTTTTTATGGAACCTATTCCTTTGATAATTCCCTGCAATTGCAGTATGACTTAGGGATAAATGGATTGAGAGGTTCCAGAATTCGGGCTTCAGAAGAACAGTTACGCATTTTTGAGTTAAGGTTAGAAACGGCCATAGAAGAAGTTCGATTTGATGTGGCTCGTGCCTATTACAATCTACAAGAAGCCGATGCTGCTGTTGAAATTCAAGCGGCTGCGGTACGGAACTCCCAGAAGAGTTTAGAGGATGCAGAAGCCTTGGAACGGGCGGGTGTGGGAACCCGTTTTGAAGTGTTGCAAGCTCGTGTTACCCTGGCAAATGCCCAACAGGATCTGACCAATTCACGGCGAAATCAACTGCAAAGTCGGCGAGAATTAGCAGCGATTTTGAATATTGATGAAAATTCAAATTTATTAGCCGCTGATCCGATTGCTTTGGCGGGAGCTTGGGATTTAACCCTAGAAGATACCATTGTTCAAGCCTACAATAATCGGGCTGAATTAGAAGAACAGTTAGCGGAACGCGATCGCGCTCAACAGTTACGACGAGCCGCCTTAGCTGCTACCCGGCCTAATGTTACCCTAGCCGCGAGTTATAACGTTTTGGGATTTATTAATGATGATCCGAGTTATACCGCTAACCAAGGTTGGGCCGACGGTTATGAAGCTCAAGTTCAGTTTTCTTGGAATTTCTTTGATGGGGGTGCAGCCAAAGCTCAGGCTAGACAGAGGGAGTTAGATATTGGCATCGCTGACGAACGTTTTGATCAATTACTCAATCAAATTCGTTTAGATGTGGAACGAGCTTACTATGACCTACAAGCCAACTTTGATAATATTCAAACCGCTAGTTTAGGGGTGGAAGAAGCAACGGAAGCTTTACGTTTAGCTCGTTTACGCTTTCAAGCTGGGGTGGGAACTCAGTTAGAAGTGATTAACCAGGAAACGGACTTAACCCGCGCTCAAAACCGACTCCTCAACGCCATTATTGGCTATAACCGTGCTCTGTCCTCCTTACAACGAGCCGTCAGCAACCTTCCGGGTAATATTCTGTCAGATTATCCGCTTTAG
- a CDS encoding ATP-dependent zinc protease family protein, with product MTKTKLLIIGWREWVALPDLGIGKIKAKIDTGARSSSLHAFDIQIVETPGEPSPGKRRVRFKVHPIQRDTINTVSAEVDLLEYRPVRNSGGQTELRPVILTDIELMGKRWLMELTLTNRDAMGFRMLLGRQALKGRFLIACHQSFLSDSQ from the coding sequence ATGACTAAAACCAAATTACTAATAATTGGATGGCGGGAATGGGTGGCGTTGCCAGATTTGGGGATTGGAAAAATTAAAGCCAAAATTGATACAGGTGCACGTTCATCGAGTTTGCACGCTTTTGATATTCAGATTGTAGAGACCCCTGGCGAACCTTCTCCGGGTAAACGACGGGTTCGGTTTAAGGTACATCCCATCCAACGGGATACCATCAATACGGTGAGTGCTGAAGTGGACTTACTGGAATACCGTCCCGTCCGTAATTCGGGCGGACAGACGGAATTACGCCCTGTGATTTTAACGGATATTGAACTGATGGGAAAACGATGGTTAATGGAATTAACTTTAACAAATCGAGATGCTATGGGATTTCGGATGTTATTAGGAAGGCAAGCCCTTAAAGGACGGTTTTTAATTGCTTGTCATCAATCCTTTTTAAGTGATTCTCAATAA
- a CDS encoding 2Fe-2S iron-sulfur cluster-binding protein codes for MANIKFVNENQDVIAADGANLRLKALENRIDLYTFTGKMMNCGGYGQCGTCIVEIVEGMDNVSPRTDAEERILRKKPDTYRLACQAIVNGPISVKTKPQKRK; via the coding sequence ATGGCTAATATCAAATTCGTGAATGAAAATCAGGACGTGATCGCAGCCGATGGGGCTAACTTAAGACTTAAAGCCCTAGAAAACCGCATAGACTTATATACCTTCACTGGCAAAATGATGAACTGTGGGGGTTATGGTCAGTGTGGCACTTGTATTGTGGAAATTGTAGAAGGGATGGACAATGTTTCTCCGCGCACAGACGCAGAAGAACGCATTCTTAGGAAAAAACCGGATACCTATCGATTAGCTTGTCAAGCGATTGTTAATGGCCCCATTAGCGTGAAAACAAAACCGCAAAAGCGAAAGTAA